The genome window AATATATTTCATTGAAACGTATGTGATCTGATACATTTTTGAAGTAAATTTATCTATTAATTTAAGTAATTAATTTATGGGTCTTATTcacatataatgtttttttacgatcgacattaaatgctttaaatttgcTAAATCTAAATGTCGGTATTAAAGAGCTCCTATGTAattcaataataaaatgaaagaacgaaataaaagaaaaacagctTACTTCACCTAGGCTCGAAACCCCGGACATTTGTTTACAAATGTTTTCGCCTGATCTAAAGGTTATCGGCTAACCTGGCTATTACAAATTATTATGCTTTAGCCTATTTACATAAGCAATCCACGAACATTTGTATtgtcaaaaaatattaaaacaccaATACAAACCTAAATTATTCAAACGCTTCtcgtttgtaatgctttataatgttatcaatttcTATTGATTAAAGATACTTTATTATCAATATGAGACTGCATCATGAGTGTTATTTCGCTCACTAATGTACACTGTccttttgtgtgtgttttttcaatatgtgctaaaaagtttaaatattgtcaTTTCGACACTCTATAAGCGATAACcttaacatattatattttacaGTACATCACTTTCGCTAAATTACCCCTCGTTGATATAAGATCTTTTCTGTagttaaacatataataacacGTGCACCTATTTTTATGGCGTTTCAAAAAAGTTTAATTGACAAAGCGATATGACATTTAGTCGTAAACAAACTCACCAAGATGTTATCgatttaatttgtgtttttttcaagatgttTACTTgtaaaatgtgtcaaagtgtttAATACTGTGATTATTTCGTTATAACATAATATATGctgttgattgtgtttattttaacgagtggtaatgtatatatatttctgcCCCCTCTAGCCCAAAATCACATGATATCACATGTGCACCaaagctaaaaataaataaatagtatatACGTATATACTTAATTACTTTGACATATCGCATTTTTAATAAAAGCGAGTAATATTATGTAACTTGTCtgaatcagggtgcaggatcacgtgaccttgttgggttcccaattaaacgttaatggatgcaAACACGCCAGTATGCTGCTTcaaaaaaaacttgttgaaacAATTTATCTTAAgtatttcaactagtgcataaaagacagaatTTTATGCTTCTTATGGCAATggaaaatacatcagaattactttatttattaagcCCTGTGTTCTTGGTCAAACATTCCATGTAAAATGCAcgattatgcttcacgcaacgtgacattttgtcaccgattttagacgtatttttcaaggatttattcttatactgTAAGATATCCGCACAAACTctaagaaaaactgtcttttatgcactaaagagtttttgcaaatatgtatttcaagaacttgagatatttgcaaaaataaagttcttaacggtgtgttcaCATTCTGCCCAACCTGTGTGTAAaaccctgaaaaccccgttgattctgcaccctgtaaatagtacatttttgtttaatacgCGCAGTTTCCTAGACAAGCTGCACGAGATTCGCCAGCCCGACTACATCCCGTCGGACCAGGACATCCTTCGCTGTCGCGTGCTTACCACGGGCATACAGTTCATCGAGTTTGACGTGCACGACGCTGGGCATCCGGTCTCATTTTGGTGAGTTACGTGTATTTTTTGTCTAAAATGTCTAAATACAATGCAGttaatatcaatcaatatttcaCGTCCGGTTTCTCGTTGTAGTGTTTATGACGTGGGCGGCCAGAGAGGAGTTCGCCGGAAGTGGATACAGATTTTCGACAGTGTAGCCGCCATCTTGTTTCTTGCTGACGTCAGCAGCTATGATCAGACGCTTAGAGAAGACAACGAGAAAAACAGATTCCTCGAGGCGCTAGAAATCTTTGAGCAAGTTTGGAAGAACAGGTTACTGTTTGTATGATAAGCCTTTTTATCTTTCTTGCTTACAAAAGCTATTTACTCCGCTGCAGAAGACAGTATAACAAATAAACTCTTGTATACTACAACTCAAATGAGCTGATATTGACAAATCAACTGGCTCCAATAAAACATCTATTCCGTATTTAAAACACCGATAAGCATTTTCAGCTATAGcaactatttttaaaaaatgagcACAAAACGGCTTTCTCGGAAATAACTCATCTTTCTCGCGCGCTCACCCGAAAAAGCGGCTGTCGCAGGCATAGCATCTCTTTCTTATCGATAACCACTGATCGAAATTCGCTTACAAAGTCATAAGAGCCTGATCAGCAAACTAGTTCTCTTAATCATGTATCATATTTATAAACTTTTTGTTCAGCTGATAAGCACTCGTCTGTTGTTAGATTCCTGCGCAGCGTCTCCATCCTGCTCTTCATGAACAAGATCGACATCTTGGCGGAGAAGGTACAGAGGGGACGCTGTATCAGCGCGCTTACCGACAGGCATCCGGACATCTTCCCGAACTTCGAGACTTTCACGCCATCCAGTGGGTCACCAAATTCATGCTGCTTTAAACCAACAGCTTTCTATTTTACCTGATTTTGTTGAAAGCCACTGTTCTCGCaactgtaaaatgttgaaaatatttaGTTTATTGCAAGCATGTTTAATTTGAAGGAAGGGACATTTAGATGTGACATTGACCGTCTGTTTTGTCTGTCGCAGTTCTGTGTTGCGCTTAACAAGACGGTAGAGTAAAACTTTATAAATATCATCAGGAGGTGAACTTGGCACCTGATATTTTGGTACATGGTTTCAATATAAGCGGAGTTTTGACAATTTCTTTCAGCACATATGGCATACTATTCTTGTGTTGTTGTTAGCTTAATCAAACTTTATAAACACATTGAACAATATGTCAACATGTGTACCAGGATATTATTTTGACTTTTTTTCCGACATCGAAGCCCCTTTTTCGTTTTTTTAGACAAAAGTGGAATTACTGTGTATCCGTGTCCATATATAAACAATGTGAAACTCCACGTGCATGAGCAGATCATTCTTATCATCATAACCATGCCATTAATATGAGACAAGTGACACATTGTCACATACATAAcgcacacacaaaaacaacaattagTGACACCATTTTGGAACGGTCAATTTAAAGCAGAACATTCATAGGACCAAATGTCTTTTTGTAGAAGGTTAATCGAATTGAAGTGTGATTCTAAAGATAATAAACGACGAATGTTAAACAAGTTGTTTAATTAACCACTTGATAATTGTATGTAAGTCGAGCAACATAAAAATCAACTTGACCTGTATGACTCCAGGTGCAGAAAAATGCGAGTTCACTGGTAGCTACCAAAGGGCGGAAGGGGACGGCCGGAAGCGGCGCATGTCCCGGGGCTCAAAGTCGTCCGAGACCAACTCCGATCTTGTCAAAACCGCCGTCTACATCAAACACATATTCATGGTAAGGCCGACTATGGACTAGGAATTCATCATGTTCTTATATCCGTTATGGTTGCTATGGGCATGCCCTTCCTCAAACCCTTAAATCCATTATGGTCGCTCGGACCCACACAGTCCTCAATCAGTTTCTGGCCGTTTATTGTTTGATCATAAGTGGACCGTACTAATTTTACTGACAAGTCAACAGCATTTCGCTTTTAAGAGAAATATGTGTATCATTTTAGCGTAGTAGGGGCCATTGATCCGCTTTAATTTCTGTAActcttttatattttatgttttagttGTTTATACATTGGGAGTTTATGCTAGTTCTTTTCGTTTTGAAATGATTTGTACAACTAAATCTATATGTCGCTATAGTAGCTTAAGAATAACAATTTCACGGAGGTTGCGCTAATTTACCACCAAGATTTAATACTATGAGTAGTTTTTATAGAAATCATATTTAACCTCAGTAATTTTCTTAAACTCAATGCAGAATATGAGCTAACTAattgttaaaacttaaaacatatggtctttttttttaaagaaaattgtgaAGGGCGAGCTAGAGTTGACACCCACTGCGGAAAAGCTCAGTAAGGACTGGCACCAGACCCACGTATGTGAGTACTTCTACACATGCGCAGTGGACACCAACAACGTGCAGCACGTGCTCGACGGCTGTCGGACGCTGATCATCCGCAAACACCTCGAGAGATTCGGGATAATCTAGTCCACCTTTATATGCGCGGTTTAGAAAAATGTTCATTCATATCGGCGGCTCAGAGAGTTGTTGAATACAAACTCTATGACTGCGGGTCAGCGTAAAAAGAGTACAGCGAATAATCAGATCAGAGGTATTCCAAGCTATAGGACTCGCCTCGTTTCGGTGTTTACCAGTTGgacatttgttttaaaggattGTGCTGTCCAACTATGGGTTTATTGTTGGTTGGTAATTAATTGCACAGGTCTGCATCCGGTATTAACTGCAAATTTATGGAAAACCGGTCTTGTAAAAACAGAACGTGTCTGCTGGCTGAATGCTTGCTTTTTCGTCAGTGGCTTGCACGTGATTATAAAGTTAGGACTGAGACATGCTATGACATGAACGCGAGACGACAAAGtatattaagaaatatttcaTGATGATTTAATACATACAGCAGTATTTTGGTGTGttgataaatacaaaatacaataaacatgCTTGCAATTATTACAGCGTGAAAAAAAGTTTGTTAGCAGATTGATGTCAGTTGATGGGTTTGAACGTTAAAGTATATAGGTACTAGTACGATATACGCATGCGGCATGGTTGATCATGAGAGTTACATGTTCAGTGAATAGTCCGATGAATAGTAATTGTCATACAACTACATGAAGTTAGTTTTTACCCTTTGTATAGAAACGCAAAAGTGTTGTGAATGATGTATGGGTCGACTGGCAAAACAAACTTGAATAGACCAAACGTTGTAAAGGCATTGACAAGAATAAAGTAGCAAGTTTATGTTTGCTAACCACAGTGTGAGTGGTGTGCGATCTTACAACAGAAATAGTGACACAATTAAAGCAGTACAATAGCTAGCATGTATGTTGCGTTACAGTGGCAAAAAGTACAACTGTATAGAACAATTATTGAAAAAGTATAAGGGTTATTCAAGAAGActtttttgtatgtgttttaatTGACTCGACACAAATAGTCCTCCCTCTATTTGCAGATTTTCCTTTATTTAGTTTCACT of Dreissena polymorpha isolate Duluth1 chromosome 15, UMN_Dpol_1.0, whole genome shotgun sequence contains these proteins:
- the LOC127860470 gene encoding guanine nucleotide-binding protein G(s) subunit alpha-like; this translates as MLEETMACLGCGYNNGPDFYNSAEEEKIARTRNKQICKALKEYRRQDLRKLKLLLLGTGESGKSTITKQMRIIHINGFETRERIEKILDIRRNIKESMVVILCAMHELGIPLEHAQNAHRMERLLQAADTQDPASITDDLLEDIETLWRDSGVQECFSRSYEYQLIDSAKYFLDKLHEIRQPDYIPSDQDILRCRVLTTGIQFIEFDVHDAGHPVSFCVYDVGGQRGVRRKWIQIFDSVAAILFLADVSSYDQTLREDNEKNRFLEALEIFEQVWKNRFLRSVSILLFMNKIDILAEKVQRGRCISALTDRHPDIFPNFETFTPSSAEKCEFTGSYQRAEGDGRKRRMSRGSKSSETNSDLVKTAVYIKHIFMKIVKGELELTPTAEKLSKDWHQTHVCEYFYTCAVDTNNVQHVLDGCRTLIIRKHLERFGII